The Paenibacillus urinalis genome includes a window with the following:
- a CDS encoding recombinase family protein — protein sequence MIYGYARISDKSQNLNSQLDELEKFGVDEIIQEVITGVSPVKDGLDALVEKVERGDSIIVTRMDRLGRSTVQLLQLIETLEKKDVRFRILNLDLDTRGPLGKPIIAILAAFSEMERAMNKEKQKRGIEAARKRGKHLGREAIGYSREGMQKALERYIEGKELVSDICAEYNIPRSSLYAMAKKAGIKR from the coding sequence ATGATATACGGCTATGCGAGAATTTCGGATAAATCACAGAACTTAAATTCGCAATTGGATGAATTAGAAAAGTTCGGCGTGGATGAGATCATTCAGGAGGTGATTACCGGCGTTTCGCCGGTCAAAGACGGGTTGGATGCACTCGTTGAAAAAGTGGAACGTGGCGATAGCATTATCGTTACGCGAATGGATCGGTTAGGCAGAAGCACCGTTCAGTTGCTGCAGCTCATTGAAACGCTAGAAAAAAAAGACGTTCGATTTCGAATTTTAAATTTGGATCTCGATACGCGCGGACCACTTGGAAAGCCCATTATTGCGATTTTGGCGGCGTTCTCGGAGATGGAGAGGGCAATGAACAAAGAGAAGCAAAAAAGGGGCATAGAAGCGGCGAGAAAGCGCGGGAAACACCTGGGGCGTGAAGCCATAGGTTATTCTCGCGAAGGCATGCAGAAGGCGTTAGAGCGCTATATAGAGGGCAAAGAACTCGTATCCGACATTTGCGCCGAGTACAATATCCCGCGCAGCTCTCTTTATGCGATGGCGAAAAAGGCAGGCATTAAAAGATAG